One genomic region from Tenuifilum sp. 4138str encodes:
- the purH gene encoding bifunctional phosphoribosylaminoimidazolecarboxamide formyltransferase/IMP cyclohydrolase, translating into MNSYKVVKTALISVYHKDNLDKIVKYLGKKNVTIYSTGGTMDFIKGLGVPVLAVEELTGYPSILGGRVKTLHPKVFGGILARRDNENDLFQLQEYSIPEIDLVIVDLYPFEKTVESGASEPEVIEKIDIGGISLIRAAAKNFRDVLIVSNREQYERVYEMLTGQDCATSLEQRRVFAAEAFATSSHYDTAIYGYFSPEFPQSFFRKSLKGVRGLRYGENPHQKGVYYGNFDEMFEQHCGKEISYNNLLDIDAAVNLIREFEEPTIAILKHNNACGVASRPSILQAWADALAGDPVSAFGGIIISNRSIDETTAKEINKIFFEVLIATNFDNAALEVLQAKKNRIILRMKDFKLPQQVYRTALNGVLMQERDSVTESDSMLQLVTQKSAKPNEVSDLLFANKIVKHTKSNAIVLVKNLQLVGSGVGQTSRVDAVKQAIAKAHSFGFDLNGAVMASDAFFPFPDSVQLAYEAGVRAVIQPGGSIKDQESINFCNANGIAMIFTGIRHFKH; encoded by the coding sequence ATGAATAGTTATAAAGTTGTTAAAACTGCCTTAATATCGGTTTACCACAAGGATAACCTCGATAAAATTGTAAAGTATTTAGGGAAAAAAAATGTTACCATATACTCAACTGGTGGAACAATGGATTTCATCAAGGGGTTGGGTGTTCCGGTTTTAGCGGTAGAGGAGCTCACAGGCTATCCTTCAATTCTTGGAGGCAGGGTGAAAACATTACACCCAAAAGTTTTTGGAGGGATTCTTGCCAGACGCGATAACGAGAACGATCTTTTTCAGCTCCAGGAGTATAGCATTCCTGAGATTGATTTGGTTATTGTAGACCTTTACCCTTTTGAAAAGACTGTTGAATCCGGCGCATCCGAACCTGAGGTAATTGAGAAGATTGATATTGGCGGAATTTCACTCATCAGGGCAGCTGCCAAGAATTTCAGGGATGTTTTAATAGTATCGAATCGGGAGCAATATGAAAGGGTTTACGAAATGCTCACGGGGCAAGATTGTGCCACATCGCTGGAGCAACGTAGGGTATTTGCAGCCGAGGCATTTGCCACATCTTCGCATTACGATACGGCCATTTACGGCTATTTTAGCCCTGAGTTTCCTCAGAGCTTCTTCCGTAAAAGCTTAAAGGGTGTTAGGGGATTGAGGTATGGTGAGAATCCCCATCAGAAAGGGGTTTATTACGGCAATTTCGATGAAATGTTCGAACAGCATTGCGGTAAAGAAATCTCCTACAATAACCTATTGGATATCGATGCGGCGGTTAACCTTATCAGGGAGTTTGAAGAGCCAACCATTGCCATTTTGAAGCATAATAACGCCTGTGGCGTTGCTTCGCGCCCCAGTATCCTTCAGGCTTGGGCCGATGCACTTGCTGGTGATCCTGTTTCGGCCTTTGGTGGCATTATCATATCCAACCGGTCAATTGATGAGACTACTGCTAAGGAGATTAATAAAATCTTCTTTGAAGTTCTCATTGCTACCAACTTTGATAATGCTGCTCTAGAAGTGCTACAAGCCAAGAAGAACAGGATAATTCTGAGGATGAAGGATTTTAAACTGCCGCAACAGGTTTACCGAACTGCCTTAAATGGAGTTTTAATGCAGGAGCGCGATTCGGTTACCGAATCCGATTCGATGCTGCAGCTGGTTACCCAAAAATCGGCCAAGCCAAACGAGGTTAGCGATTTGCTTTTTGCCAATAAAATTGTAAAGCATACCAAATCGAACGCCATAGTTTTGGTTAAAAACCTTCAGCTTGTAGGGAGTGGCGTGGGGCAAACATCAAGGGTTGATGCTGTAAAACAGGCTATTGCAAAAGCACATAGTTTTGGATTTGACCTGAATGGGGCTGTAATGGCCTCCGATGCCTTTTTCCCATTCCCGGATAGCGTTCAGCTTGCCTACGAGGCAGGGGTGAGGGCTGTTATTCAACCTGGTGGGTCAATCAAGGATCAGGAGAGCATCAATTTCTGCAATGCCAATGGCATTGCCATGATTTTTACTGGAATTCGACACTTTAAACATTAG
- a CDS encoding rod shape-determining protein translates to MGLFSFLTQELAIDLGTANTIILFNDKIVVDQPSIVAIDHSTGKMIAIGEQARAMHGKTHENIRTIRPLRDGVIADFNAAEQMIRGMISMINTKNPIFTPSLRMVIGIPSGSTEVEIRAVRDSAEHAGGRDVYLIYEPMAAALGIGLDVMAPEGSMVVDIGGGTTEIAVIALGGIVCNKSVRIAGDGFTADIQAYMRQQHNVKIGERTAEDIKINVGSALPDLDNPPADFIVRGPNLMTALPIEVPVSYQEIAYCLDKSLSKIESAIFNVLEQTPPELYADIVQKGIYLAGGGALLRGLDKRLTEKVNIPFHVAEDPLHAVARGTSIALKNLSFPFLMR, encoded by the coding sequence ATGGGACTTTTTTCGTTTTTAACTCAGGAGTTGGCAATCGATTTAGGAACGGCTAACACTATCATTCTTTTTAACGATAAAATAGTTGTCGATCAGCCTTCCATAGTGGCAATTGATCACTCCACCGGGAAAATGATAGCCATAGGAGAACAGGCCCGGGCTATGCATGGTAAAACCCACGAGAACATCAGAACCATTCGCCCGCTCAGGGATGGAGTAATTGCCGATTTTAATGCGGCTGAACAAATGATTCGTGGTATGATTAGCATGATTAATACCAAAAACCCAATTTTTACCCCATCGCTCCGCATGGTTATAGGAATTCCGAGTGGCAGTACTGAAGTTGAAATTCGTGCTGTACGCGACTCCGCCGAACATGCTGGTGGTCGTGATGTTTACCTGATTTACGAACCCATGGCAGCCGCCCTTGGTATCGGGCTCGATGTTATGGCTCCTGAGGGTAGCATGGTGGTGGACATAGGTGGTGGTACCACCGAAATTGCGGTTATTGCCTTGGGGGGTATTGTATGCAACAAGTCGGTTCGTATTGCGGGCGATGGCTTTACAGCCGACATTCAGGCATACATGCGTCAGCAGCACAATGTTAAAATTGGTGAGCGTACCGCTGAGGATATCAAGATAAATGTGGGTTCAGCTCTTCCTGACCTGGACAACCCTCCGGCTGACTTTATTGTTCGTGGGCCAAACCTAATGACAGCATTACCCATTGAGGTACCTGTTTCTTATCAGGAAATAGCTTACTGTTTGGATAAATCGCTTTCAAAAATTGAATCGGCTATTTTTAACGTGCTAGAACAAACCCCACCTGAACTTTATGCCGATATTGTTCAAAAGGGTATATACTTGGCTGGTGGTGGAGCATTACTACGTGGCCTCGATAAGCGTTTAACCGAGAAAGTGAACATTCCTTTCCACGTTGCTGAGGATCCTTTACATGCGGTTGCAAGGGGTACCAGTATAGCATTGAAAAATTTGTCGTTCCCATTCCTGATGAGGTAA
- the mrdA gene encoding penicillin-binding protein 2, protein MVLRAESSRRVVVSVIIMLVFAAIIGKLFYIQVIDSSYKFSAANNVLRYITQYPARGLVLDRHGVPMVSNKPVFDILMVKRQVKPFDTLEFATMLGLTVEQVRDAFIQATKQKGYSPRKAVVLLKQISAENFARFQEVMYKYQGFEIQPRTVRSYNPPIAAHLLGYVGEVDDRDIKNNPYYQQGDYIGISGIERSYEHILRGKKGVKIFMVDVHNRIKGSYEQGKFDTLAIPGKNITSTIDARLQEYGERLMQNKIGSIVAIEPKTGEVLAMISSPTYDPNLLVGRQRTANFKVLQQDSLKPIFNRSIMALYPPGSTFKVVNALIGLQEGVVTPETRYSCYGGYTVGRGVGCHNHPSPTNLIQSIQVSCNTYYCHVFRNIIDKREFGSVENGFSVWKRHVESFGYGNKLNIDLPHELKGIVPSVSFYDKYFRKGGWNSLTIISLAIGQGELSVTPLQMANLVATIANKGYYIAPHVVKSIEGDTLNSLYREKHITSIEPKYFDYIIEGMDLAVNGAPGSGSTARIAALPDIRICGKTGTAQNPHGKDHSVFFAFAPKDDPKIAISVYIENAGFGATWAAPIASLMIEKYLKDSISRPDLERYILDANLLDRRAKAK, encoded by the coding sequence GTGGTGTTACGAGCTGAAAGTAGCAGACGAGTTGTAGTGTCGGTAATCATAATGCTTGTTTTTGCTGCCATAATTGGCAAGTTATTTTATATTCAGGTAATTGATAGTTCCTACAAGTTCTCGGCAGCAAATAACGTGCTCCGCTACATCACACAGTATCCTGCCCGAGGACTAGTTCTCGATCGGCATGGAGTGCCCATGGTATCCAATAAGCCGGTTTTTGATATTTTAATGGTAAAGAGGCAGGTAAAACCATTTGATACCCTTGAGTTTGCCACCATGCTTGGGCTTACGGTTGAACAGGTTCGCGATGCATTTATTCAGGCAACAAAACAAAAAGGCTATTCCCCCCGTAAAGCCGTGGTTTTGCTTAAGCAAATATCTGCAGAGAATTTTGCCCGTTTCCAGGAGGTGATGTATAAGTATCAGGGTTTTGAAATTCAACCCCGTACGGTGCGTTCATATAATCCACCCATTGCGGCGCATCTGCTAGGGTATGTAGGTGAGGTTGATGATCGCGATATTAAGAATAACCCATACTACCAACAGGGCGATTACATTGGTATAAGTGGTATTGAGCGCTCCTATGAACATATTCTACGTGGGAAAAAGGGTGTAAAAATCTTCATGGTCGATGTTCATAACCGTATCAAGGGTTCATACGAGCAGGGGAAATTTGATACGTTAGCAATACCCGGTAAGAACATTACCAGTACTATTGATGCAAGGCTTCAGGAGTATGGCGAACGCTTAATGCAAAATAAAATAGGCAGCATTGTTGCCATTGAACCCAAAACCGGCGAGGTGCTGGCTATGATATCGAGCCCAACATACGATCCCAACCTGTTGGTTGGAAGGCAAAGGACTGCTAACTTCAAGGTTCTCCAACAGGATTCGTTAAAGCCAATATTCAACCGTTCAATCATGGCGCTATACCCGCCCGGTTCAACTTTCAAGGTGGTAAATGCGTTAATCGGATTACAGGAAGGGGTTGTTACGCCTGAAACCCGATATAGCTGCTATGGAGGATACACCGTGGGACGTGGTGTTGGTTGCCATAACCATCCATCGCCTACCAACCTGATACAATCCATACAGGTTTCGTGTAATACCTATTACTGCCATGTTTTCCGAAACATTATCGACAAAAGGGAATTTGGTTCGGTTGAAAATGGATTCTCGGTATGGAAAAGGCATGTGGAATCGTTTGGTTACGGCAACAAGCTGAATATCGATTTACCGCATGAGCTAAAGGGTATTGTACCTTCGGTTTCATTTTACGATAAGTACTTTAGAAAGGGAGGCTGGAATTCGCTTACCATCATTTCGCTTGCAATTGGGCAGGGTGAACTTTCCGTTACACCCTTACAAATGGCAAACCTTGTGGCAACAATTGCCAACAAGGGATACTACATTGCACCCCATGTGGTAAAGTCAATAGAGGGCGATACCTTAAACTCCCTGTATCGGGAAAAGCATATCACCTCAATTGAGCCAAAGTACTTTGATTACATTATTGAGGGAATGGATTTGGCAGTAAACGGAGCGCCGGGTAGCGGAAGCACTGCGCGAATAGCTGCTTTGCCCGATATTCGTATTTGCGGTAAAACCGGAACAGCCCAAAACCCACATGGTAAGGATCACTCCGTATTCTTTGCCTTTGCCCCTAAGGACGATCCCAAAATTGCAATTTCGGTTTATATTGAGAATGCTGGCTTTGGTGCCACATGGGCTGCACCTATTGCAAGTTTGATGATTGAGAAGTACCTAAAGGATTCTATCTCCCGTCCTGATCTGGAACGATATATACTTGACGCAAACCTATTAGATAGACGTGCAAAGGCGAAATAA
- a CDS encoding ABC transporter permease: MKALRPFIILLKLARESMQFAYQSVKANKLRTFLSLFGITIGIFAIISVFTMIDSLEKNVRDSLQALGKKVVYVQKWPWGGNEEYPWWKYLNRPEPTLSDLEEIRRKSLLTDAACFNVAYNKQLKYNGNNIPDATIYGISTDFDKIRTFDLSEGRFFNQFEINSGRPYAVIGSDIAKDLFQGANPLDKTIKIGGQKVTVIGVFAKEGKSAIGENSLDNMVIIPLNLARTMVDLRNSGPWIMVKAKDDTSVEDLIDELRGILRAHHRLKPLDEDDFALNQIDLLKDSLDSIFASINFAGGFIAFFSIIVGGFGIANIMFVSVKERTSQIGVQKALGAKRYFILIQFLYEAVLLAVAGGVIGLLLIFIGTLAVTHGLDFNVSLTLSNIIRGLLISAVIGIVSGFVPAWVASRLSPVEAINTKA, encoded by the coding sequence ATGAAAGCATTACGACCATTTATCATTCTACTCAAGCTTGCACGCGAAAGCATGCAGTTTGCATACCAATCAGTAAAAGCAAATAAGCTTAGAACCTTTCTGTCGCTGTTTGGCATCACTATTGGCATTTTTGCCATTATATCGGTTTTTACCATGATTGACAGCTTAGAGAAGAATGTGCGCGACAGCCTACAGGCGCTTGGGAAAAAGGTTGTATACGTTCAAAAGTGGCCTTGGGGAGGCAATGAGGAATACCCATGGTGGAAATACCTCAATAGACCAGAACCAACCCTAAGTGACCTTGAGGAGATACGCAGGAAAAGCTTACTAACCGATGCTGCATGCTTTAATGTAGCATACAATAAGCAGCTAAAGTATAATGGCAACAATATCCCCGATGCTACCATTTACGGCATTAGCACCGATTTTGATAAAATTCGAACTTTCGACTTAAGCGAAGGCCGATTCTTTAACCAGTTTGAGATTAACTCAGGAAGACCATATGCTGTAATTGGCAGCGATATTGCCAAAGACCTTTTTCAAGGTGCAAATCCATTGGATAAAACCATCAAAATTGGCGGGCAAAAAGTTACAGTAATAGGAGTATTTGCCAAGGAAGGGAAATCGGCCATTGGGGAAAACAGCCTCGATAACATGGTAATTATTCCGCTTAACCTTGCTCGAACCATGGTCGACCTAAGGAATTCCGGCCCGTGGATAATGGTTAAAGCAAAAGATGATACTAGCGTGGAGGATTTAATTGATGAGTTACGTGGCATACTCCGCGCCCACCACCGGCTTAAACCCCTGGATGAGGATGACTTTGCGCTTAACCAAATTGACCTGTTGAAGGATAGCCTCGACTCCATTTTTGCATCAATCAACTTTGCCGGAGGATTCATTGCATTTTTCTCCATAATTGTTGGAGGATTTGGAATAGCCAATATCATGTTTGTCTCGGTTAAGGAGCGCACAAGCCAAATTGGTGTTCAAAAAGCACTAGGGGCAAAACGATACTTCATACTAATCCAGTTCCTCTACGAGGCGGTTCTATTGGCTGTGGCTGGTGGAGTTATTGGCTTACTGCTTATTTTTATTGGAACACTTGCAGTAACCCATGGGTTGGATTTTAACGTGTCGCTTACCCTGTCAAACATAATCCGGGGCTTACTCATATCGGCGGTTATTGGAATAGTATCGGGATTTGTGCCCGCATGGGTGGCATCACGTCTAAGTCCTGTTGAGGCAATAAATACAAAGGCTTAG
- the rodA gene encoding rod shape-determining protein RodA translates to MQRRNNILRNLDWVATILYVVLVLMGWLNIYAAVYSDEHRNILDFSQRYGKQLVWIFFAFIMAIVILFSNDRIYPAFAYIFYGIILLTLISTLLFGRVVNASKSWIPIGSFGLQPAEFAKIATALALAKLMSSYGFKLSGFWSYVKVAVIIGLPVGIILLQNDTGSALVFGALILVLYREGLPAWILSYLVFLVIVFILTLVYSTPVLITFIFVVAVTLFVVFTRQHRDAFRISIGAAGIGLLLYISSELFHLRLSNALIFLIPVLISAVLGFFYAYKNRLRQVYAISFFLIATIGFSMSADYVFERVLDVHHQKRINDLLGIEDDPLGWGYNVNQSKIAIGSGGFWGKGYLSGTQTKFNFVPEQSTDFIFCTVGEEWGFLGSTVVVLLIALFLLRLLKIAERQTEHFARIYGYGVVSILFFHAAVNIGMTIGLVPVIGIPLPFFSYGGSSLWAFTILVFILLRFDASRYGAY, encoded by the coding sequence GTGCAAAGGCGAAATAACATACTACGAAACCTCGATTGGGTTGCAACCATCCTGTACGTTGTTCTGGTGCTGATGGGTTGGTTAAATATTTATGCCGCTGTTTATAGCGATGAGCACAGAAATATTCTTGATTTCAGTCAGCGCTACGGTAAACAGCTGGTTTGGATATTCTTTGCATTCATTATGGCTATTGTTATTCTTTTCTCCAACGATAGAATATACCCGGCATTTGCTTATATCTTTTATGGGATTATTCTTTTAACATTGATTTCAACGTTGCTTTTTGGCCGTGTGGTTAATGCCTCAAAATCGTGGATACCCATAGGTTCATTCGGTTTACAACCGGCTGAGTTTGCTAAGATTGCCACTGCCCTTGCTCTTGCAAAGCTCATGAGTAGCTATGGTTTTAAGCTTTCAGGGTTTTGGTCGTACGTTAAGGTGGCAGTTATTATAGGGTTGCCTGTTGGCATTATACTTTTGCAGAACGACACTGGCTCGGCCTTGGTTTTTGGCGCTTTGATTTTGGTTTTATACCGTGAGGGTTTGCCTGCATGGATATTATCGTACCTGGTTTTTCTGGTAATTGTTTTCATTTTAACGCTCGTTTATAGCACCCCTGTTTTAATTACTTTCATTTTTGTTGTGGCAGTAACACTTTTTGTAGTATTTACTCGCCAGCACCGCGATGCGTTCAGAATATCCATTGGCGCAGCAGGAATAGGTCTGTTGCTCTACATTTCATCGGAGCTATTCCATTTAAGGCTATCTAATGCATTGATCTTTCTTATCCCAGTACTAATTAGTGCTGTTTTAGGCTTTTTTTATGCCTACAAGAACAGGTTAAGGCAGGTTTATGCTATTTCATTCTTTCTTATTGCAACCATAGGTTTTTCAATGTCGGCCGATTACGTTTTTGAGCGTGTGCTAGATGTTCATCACCAAAAGCGTATTAACGATTTACTTGGTATTGAAGATGATCCGTTAGGGTGGGGTTACAATGTTAACCAATCAAAGATTGCCATTGGCTCTGGCGGTTTCTGGGGTAAAGGTTACCTTTCGGGCACTCAAACCAAATTCAACTTTGTGCCCGAGCAAAGCACCGATTTTATTTTTTGCACAGTGGGTGAGGAGTGGGGCTTTTTGGGTTCTACTGTTGTGGTTTTGCTTATAGCGCTTTTCCTGTTAAGGTTACTAAAAATTGCCGAGCGTCAAACCGAACATTTTGCCCGTATATACGGATATGGAGTAGTTTCCATCCTGTTTTTCCACGCTGCGGTTAATATTGGCATGACCATTGGGCTGGTTCCTGTTATTGGGATTCCCCTGCCGTTCTTTAGCTATGGGGGCTCGTCGCTATGGGCGTTTACAATCCTGGTATTTATTCTCCTTCGGTTCGATGCTTCACGCTATGGGGCATACTAA
- the mreC gene encoding rod shape-determining protein MreC: MNNLYEILKRLYIHLIFLILLGISLSLYFNTTYYQKSQVGAVTKSISGFWHKQASQVTGLFQLQRSNVLLLLENVKLRNEIEGYRLKLQMLQDSFMRIEDTSGLFRYIPARVIDNSINSRHNYIILDAAGSNDGAYKEMGVICKNGVVGIVSATTKHFASVISLLNTDVRVSAMHKKSGAFGAVSWDGMNYRRVVLDEIPLHVNVAVGDTIVTSGFSTIFPRDIPIGRVVDFYNKDGSFLQITVELFADFKTLDYVYLVDSKVKSEVDRLQTME; this comes from the coding sequence ATGAATAACCTGTACGAGATTTTAAAGCGCCTTTACATTCATCTGATATTCCTAATTCTATTAGGGATATCGCTTTCGCTATACTTTAACACCACATACTACCAGAAATCGCAGGTTGGAGCAGTAACAAAATCAATTTCCGGATTCTGGCATAAGCAAGCATCACAGGTAACAGGCCTTTTCCAATTGCAGCGTTCAAACGTATTACTGCTACTGGAAAACGTCAAGCTCCGAAACGAAATAGAGGGGTACAGGCTTAAGCTGCAAATGCTTCAGGATTCATTCATGAGAATTGAGGACACTTCCGGTTTATTCCGGTATATTCCAGCCAGGGTTATTGATAACTCAATTAACAGCCGCCATAACTACATCATCCTCGATGCGGCGGGATCTAATGATGGTGCTTACAAGGAGATGGGCGTTATATGTAAGAACGGCGTTGTTGGCATTGTATCGGCTACCACTAAACATTTTGCCTCAGTCATTTCACTGTTAAATACCGATGTAAGGGTTTCGGCTATGCATAAGAAGTCGGGCGCGTTTGGAGCGGTTTCGTGGGATGGCATGAATTACAGGCGTGTTGTACTTGATGAAATTCCCCTTCATGTAAATGTGGCAGTTGGCGATACCATTGTAACCAGTGGCTTTTCAACCATCTTCCCTAGGGATATCCCAATAGGTCGTGTAGTTGATTTTTACAATAAGGATGGCAGTTTCCTACAAATTACGGTTGAACTCTTCGCCGATTTTAAAACCCTCGACTATGTGTACTTAGTCGATTCAAAGGTGAAAAGCGAGGTTGATCGTTTGCAAACAATGGAGTGA
- a CDS encoding UDP-2,3-diacylglucosamine diphosphatase: MSQGKKIYFASDLHLGLPNLEQSLPREKLFNTWLDTISHDAEEVYLLGDIFDFWFEYRRVVPKGYTRFLGKIAQLTDSGIPVHFFTGNHDVWMFDYFEKELGVQIHREPIVRELYGAKFLLAHGDGLGPGDPGYKLLKRIFTSPTLQWMFAKLHPNFSLWFGNQWSVSSRYSKEITHVFRGEDEQITKFSRHKLQDDHIDFFIYGHWHSPIIYPLSEKSNLVVLGDWLVSNTYSVWDGKELKLMRYQPPKADEVLATTSFL, from the coding sequence ATGAGCCAGGGTAAAAAGATATACTTTGCATCGGATCTGCATTTGGGCTTGCCCAACCTTGAGCAGAGCCTACCCCGTGAAAAGCTTTTCAATACCTGGCTCGATACCATTAGCCACGATGCTGAGGAAGTATACCTTTTAGGCGACATTTTTGACTTTTGGTTTGAGTATAGGCGGGTTGTTCCCAAAGGATATACGCGGTTCCTGGGAAAAATTGCCCAGCTTACCGATAGCGGCATTCCCGTTCACTTTTTTACTGGCAACCACGATGTATGGATGTTCGACTATTTTGAAAAGGAACTAGGGGTTCAAATTCACCGCGAACCAATTGTTCGGGAACTTTATGGTGCAAAGTTCCTGCTTGCCCATGGCGATGGCCTTGGCCCTGGCGATCCCGGCTACAAACTGCTTAAACGAATCTTTACCAGCCCTACCCTACAATGGATGTTTGCCAAACTCCACCCTAACTTCTCGTTATGGTTTGGTAACCAGTGGAGTGTAAGCAGTAGATACTCCAAGGAAATAACCCATGTTTTCAGGGGCGAGGATGAGCAAATAACCAAGTTCTCAAGGCATAAACTCCAGGACGATCATATTGATTTTTTTATTTACGGGCACTGGCATTCACCCATAATATATCCGCTTTCAGAAAAATCGAACCTTGTAGTGCTAGGTGATTGGTTAGTAAGCAACACCTACAGTGTTTGGGATGGCAAGGAGCTAAAGCTTATGCGCTACCAACCACCCAAAGCCGATGAGGTTTTGGCTACTACATCTTTCTTATAA
- the rsmA gene encoding 16S rRNA (adenine(1518)-N(6)/adenine(1519)-N(6))-dimethyltransferase RsmA codes for MPEVRPKKHLGQHFLNDKRVAQRITESLRADGCDAVLEIGPGMGVLTFDLYQRFGSRLVAVEVDSESVSYLKRNLPDLKVVEADFLQVDVKELLKGQFAVIGNLPYNISSQIFFRVIEQRDFVPEVVAMVQREVAQRIAEKPGSRTYGILSVLLQAFYNIEYLFTVSEGCFTPPPKVKSAVIRLTRNSVNDLGCSYTLFERVVKAAFNQRRKTLRNSIRSAFNGIEISDKYGTKRAEQLSVDNFVELTLEVERLLG; via the coding sequence ATGCCCGAAGTGCGCCCCAAAAAGCATTTAGGTCAACATTTTCTGAACGACAAACGTGTTGCCCAACGCATTACCGAAAGCCTGAGAGCCGATGGTTGTGATGCAGTGCTTGAGATTGGCCCGGGAATGGGCGTTCTTACATTCGATCTTTACCAAAGGTTTGGTAGTAGACTTGTAGCAGTTGAGGTTGATAGTGAATCGGTCAGCTACCTTAAAAGGAACCTGCCTGACTTAAAAGTGGTTGAGGCCGATTTTTTGCAGGTAGATGTTAAGGAATTGCTGAAAGGGCAATTTGCTGTAATAGGAAACCTACCCTACAATATCTCATCGCAAATCTTTTTTAGAGTAATTGAGCAGCGCGATTTTGTTCCTGAGGTTGTAGCAATGGTTCAGCGCGAGGTTGCCCAGCGAATTGCCGAAAAGCCTGGTTCCAGAACTTACGGGATACTTAGTGTGCTTCTACAAGCCTTTTACAATATAGAGTATCTGTTCACTGTAAGCGAGGGATGCTTTACCCCACCGCCCAAGGTAAAATCGGCAGTAATCCGTTTAACACGAAATAGTGTAAATGACTTAGGCTGTAGTTACACCCTTTTTGAACGGGTTGTGAAAGCTGCCTTTAACCAACGGCGTAAAACCTTAAGGAACTCCATCCGTTCAGCATTTAACGGCATTGAGATTAGCGATAAATACGGTACTAAGCGAGCCGAGCAGCTTTCAGTTGATAACTTTGTGGAGTTAACCTTAGAGGTGGAACGTTTGCTTGGCTAA
- a CDS encoding ACP phosphodiesterase, which yields MNFLAHLYLSGSNIDIRLGNFIGDHVKGKQILAYPQGIQTGIKLHRKIDQVTDRHEAWKSCREKLRPSYGRWSGVATDVMFDYILAKEWSTYSNRPLKGFTRTFYFQMLQRYHMLPPAVRGFLPFMIQSNRLYSYSTDEGVTRALEIMGNYTTMKGNPSLALQIVKENYIAFSAGLQELLYALIQVAEKEYGIPISMPHSVKHRTEGE from the coding sequence ATGAATTTTTTGGCTCATTTATACCTTTCGGGGAGCAACATCGATATTCGGTTGGGCAATTTTATAGGCGATCATGTAAAAGGGAAACAAATCCTTGCCTACCCGCAGGGTATTCAAACTGGCATAAAGCTTCACCGCAAAATCGATCAGGTTACTGATAGGCACGAGGCATGGAAAAGCTGTAGGGAGAAATTGCGCCCCAGCTATGGGCGATGGTCGGGTGTTGCTACAGATGTGATGTTCGATTACATCCTGGCAAAAGAATGGAGCACATACTCAAACAGGCCTCTTAAAGGCTTTACAAGAACTTTCTACTTTCAGATGCTTCAGCGCTACCACATGCTACCCCCAGCAGTAAGGGGATTCTTACCATTTATGATTCAAAGTAACAGACTCTACTCCTACAGCACCGATGAGGGTGTAACCAGAGCCCTTGAGATAATGGGTAACTACACCACAATGAAAGGGAACCCAAGCCTTGCTCTGCAAATAGTGAAGGAAAACTATATTGCGTTCAGTGCTGGGCTTCAGGAATTGCTTTACGCATTAATACAGGTTGCAGAAAAAGAGTACGGTATTCCTATTAGTATGCCCCATAGCGTGAAGCATCGAACCGAAGGAGAATAA